From a single Cyclobacterium marinum DSM 745 genomic region:
- a CDS encoding efflux RND transporter permease subunit, whose translation MLNKIIRYFLENKLVTVLILIGFIAWGIVTAPFGWQIGALPSDPVPVDAIPDIGENQQIVFTQWQGRSPQDIEDQISYPLTTYLLGIPGVKSIRSSSIFGFSSIFIIFSEDVEFYWSRSRILEKLSSLPSGLLPEGVQPALGPDATALGQVYWYTIEGRDKDGNPTGGWDLHEIRTVQDFYVKYGLNATEGVSEVASIGGFVQEYQIDVNPDALKAYDIPLHKVMQAVQKSNKDVGAKTIEINQAEYLVRGLGYIKKVEDIEKAVVAVQENVPVRIKDIGVVTLGPSTRRGLLDKDGAEVVGGVVVARYGANPLQVINNVKDKIKEIAPGLPKKTLENGRESQLTIVPFYDRSELIYETLGTLEEAISLQVLITILVVIVMVYNLRASFLISSILPIAVLMVFIAMRYFGVDANIVALSGIAIAIGTMVDLGVILSENIIKHIDEAPPGQRLIETIYNGASEVGTAILTAVSTTIVSFIPVFTMQAAEGKLFGPLAFTKTFALIAALLVSLLIMPTLAHWFFGFKINNKFVKKYGGYALVVLGIIGLVIGQIWGGVLLVLFGTIGILKNIFDTKKANFSKPVLFLYNYAELIIVLIGATWLLAKYWLPLGASKSLLLNFIFVTLLVGFILGSFTLLEYYYKSILKWCLDNKVKFLLIPTFLILLGANVWLGFNTVFGFIPKAFDKLGWDLQTTTVWSGLTHTFPGVGKEFMPSLDEGSFLLMPTSMPHSGIEYNRKVVGQLDMLLTNIPEVDLTVGKLGRVESALDPAPISMYENIINYKPEYMLSEKGHRVRFKVDKEDRFILNSGDSLSNEEAINRGVILEELIPDDNGNYFRNWRPQIKSPDDIWNEIVKVTKIPGVTSAPKLQPIETRLVMLQTGMRAPMGIKVYGPDLKTIEDFGLQLEEVLKNVPSVKAEAVFADRIVGKPYLHLNINRDEISRYGLNVEDVQQTIETAIGGMKITSTVEGRERFPVRVRYPRELRDDPESLGKILLPTPTGAQIPISQVVDFEYVRGPQAIKSEETFLVGYVLFDKRDGYSEVGVVNDAQAAIQAKIDSGELIVPAGISYKFSGSYENQVRAEKRLTIIVPLVLGIVFLILYFQFKSVATSLMVFTGIAMAFSGGFIMLWLYGQTWFADFSIFGTNFRDLFQIHTINLSVAVWVGFIALFGIATDDGVLMATYLDQSFDRNKTDNLKGIRAATVEAGQRRIKPAVMTSATTIIALLPILTSTGRGADIMIPMAIPAFGGMFFAAVTYFIVPVLYCMREERKLNKIQS comes from the coding sequence ATGCTTAATAAAATTATAAGATATTTTCTTGAGAACAAGTTGGTTACCGTTCTCATATTAATTGGCTTTATTGCCTGGGGCATTGTTACCGCCCCTTTCGGCTGGCAAATAGGGGCATTGCCTTCCGACCCCGTCCCCGTGGATGCCATACCAGATATTGGGGAGAATCAGCAAATTGTATTTACCCAATGGCAAGGCCGGTCTCCACAGGATATTGAGGATCAGATTTCTTATCCATTGACTACATATCTATTGGGTATACCGGGCGTAAAATCTATAAGGAGTTCTTCCATATTTGGCTTCTCCAGTATCTTCATCATTTTCAGTGAAGATGTAGAGTTTTACTGGTCTCGCTCCCGTATCCTTGAGAAACTCAGTTCCTTGCCTTCAGGCTTATTGCCGGAAGGGGTACAGCCGGCACTCGGGCCTGATGCCACTGCCCTGGGCCAGGTGTATTGGTATACCATTGAGGGCAGAGATAAAGATGGAAACCCTACTGGGGGTTGGGATTTGCACGAAATCCGTACCGTACAGGACTTCTACGTCAAATATGGACTAAATGCAACGGAAGGCGTTTCGGAAGTAGCTTCCATAGGAGGCTTTGTACAGGAATATCAGATTGATGTTAATCCCGATGCCCTAAAAGCTTATGATATCCCCTTGCATAAAGTAATGCAGGCAGTACAGAAATCAAATAAAGACGTAGGGGCTAAAACCATTGAGATCAACCAGGCAGAATACCTGGTGCGTGGTTTGGGTTACATCAAAAAAGTGGAAGACATTGAAAAGGCCGTAGTTGCTGTTCAGGAAAATGTTCCCGTCCGTATTAAAGACATTGGTGTAGTTACCCTGGGCCCATCCACCCGAAGAGGACTGCTGGATAAAGATGGTGCTGAAGTGGTAGGTGGAGTAGTGGTGGCCCGCTATGGTGCTAACCCCTTACAGGTCATTAACAACGTCAAGGATAAGATTAAAGAAATTGCCCCAGGCCTGCCTAAAAAAACGTTGGAAAATGGAAGGGAAAGCCAGTTGACTATCGTTCCATTTTATGACCGCTCCGAACTCATTTATGAAACATTGGGAACCCTGGAAGAAGCTATTTCGCTTCAAGTGCTCATTACCATTTTGGTAGTGATCGTGATGGTGTATAATCTCAGGGCTTCATTTCTCATTTCAAGTATCTTGCCTATCGCGGTCTTGATGGTGTTTATAGCAATGCGCTACTTTGGCGTGGATGCCAATATAGTGGCCTTGTCAGGAATTGCCATTGCAATTGGTACAATGGTGGACTTGGGCGTTATACTTTCCGAAAATATTATCAAGCATATAGATGAAGCTCCTCCCGGTCAAAGACTGATAGAAACCATTTACAATGGAGCTTCAGAAGTGGGTACTGCTATTCTCACTGCTGTTTCTACCACCATTGTCAGCTTCATTCCGGTCTTTACCATGCAAGCTGCCGAAGGAAAGCTCTTTGGGCCTTTGGCATTCACTAAAACCTTTGCCTTGATAGCTGCCCTGTTGGTGAGTCTATTGATCATGCCTACTTTGGCACATTGGTTCTTTGGGTTCAAAATCAATAATAAATTTGTAAAGAAATATGGCGGCTACGCTTTAGTAGTACTGGGAATTATAGGACTTGTTATCGGTCAGATATGGGGTGGCGTATTGCTGGTACTATTTGGTACAATCGGAATTTTAAAGAATATTTTTGACACTAAAAAAGCAAACTTTTCTAAACCTGTATTATTTCTCTACAATTATGCCGAGCTGATCATTGTACTCATTGGTGCAACATGGCTTTTAGCCAAATATTGGCTACCACTAGGAGCCTCAAAGTCTCTATTACTCAACTTTATATTTGTGACCTTGTTGGTAGGATTTATCCTGGGGTCGTTTACGCTTTTAGAGTATTATTATAAATCTATATTAAAATGGTGCCTGGATAATAAAGTTAAGTTTCTATTAATACCTACTTTCTTGATTTTGCTTGGCGCTAATGTCTGGTTGGGTTTTAATACTGTTTTTGGGTTTATACCTAAAGCGTTTGATAAGCTCGGCTGGGATCTTCAGACTACTACAGTCTGGTCTGGCCTGACCCATACCTTCCCGGGTGTGGGCAAAGAATTTATGCCTTCCCTTGATGAAGGGAGTTTCCTACTTATGCCTACCTCCATGCCTCATTCCGGCATTGAGTATAACCGCAAAGTGGTTGGACAACTTGATATGTTACTGACTAATATTCCCGAGGTAGATCTCACGGTGGGAAAACTTGGACGTGTAGAATCTGCTTTGGATCCGGCACCCATTTCCATGTATGAAAATATTATCAACTATAAACCGGAGTACATGCTCAGTGAAAAAGGGCATCGGGTAAGGTTTAAAGTTGATAAGGAAGATCGCTTCATACTAAACAGCGGTGATAGTCTTTCTAATGAGGAAGCCATTAACCGAGGGGTTATCTTGGAGGAACTCATACCTGATGATAACGGGAATTATTTCCGCAACTGGCGGCCACAGATAAAGTCCCCGGATGATATCTGGAATGAAATCGTGAAGGTCACCAAAATACCGGGAGTAACTTCAGCACCTAAGCTGCAGCCTATTGAAACCCGACTGGTCATGCTTCAAACAGGTATGAGAGCCCCAATGGGAATCAAAGTGTACGGCCCTGACCTGAAAACCATTGAAGATTTCGGGCTACAACTGGAAGAAGTACTTAAGAATGTTCCTTCGGTAAAAGCAGAGGCCGTATTTGCCGACCGGATTGTAGGTAAACCCTACCTTCATTTGAATATTAACCGTGATGAAATATCTCGCTATGGATTGAATGTGGAAGATGTACAGCAAACCATTGAAACTGCTATCGGAGGAATGAAGATTACTTCTACCGTGGAAGGACGCGAGCGTTTTCCAGTGAGGGTACGCTACCCCCGTGAACTCAGGGACGACCCTGAGTCATTAGGTAAAATCCTGCTGCCTACACCTACAGGAGCACAAATACCGATCAGCCAGGTAGTGGACTTTGAGTATGTGAGGGGGCCACAGGCGATCAAAAGTGAGGAAACCTTTTTGGTAGGCTATGTACTGTTTGATAAAAGGGATGGATACTCTGAAGTTGGGGTAGTCAATGACGCGCAAGCGGCTATCCAGGCCAAGATAGATTCAGGGGAATTAATTGTTCCTGCCGGGATCAGCTATAAGTTCTCTGGGAGCTATGAAAATCAGGTGCGGGCAGAGAAAAGGCTGACTATTATAGTACCGCTCGTTCTAGGTATTGTGTTCCTTATTCTCTACTTCCAATTCAAATCTGTAGCCACTTCATTGATGGTATTTACTGGTATTGCCATGGCATTTAGCGGGGGCTTTATCATGTTATGGCTGTATGGCCAGACCTGGTTTGCGGACTTCTCCATATTCGGCACCAATTTCCGTGACCTGTTCCAGATACACACTATCAATTTGAGCGTGGCTGTTTGGGTAGGCTTTATTGCCTTGTTTGGCATTGCTACAGATGATGGTGTGTTAATGGCAACTTATTTAGATCAAAGTTTTGATAGAAATAAAACAGATAATCTGAAAGGAATAAGAGCGGCAACAGTGGAAGCTGGTCAACGAAGAATAAAACCAGCTGTGATGACGTCTGCCACAACCATCATTGCTTTGCTTCCTATACTAACCTCAACAGGACGTGGTGCGGACATCATGATCCCGATGGCTATTCCCGCATTTGGAGGTATGTTCTTCGCTGCGGTCACCTACTTTATAGTGCCGGTTTTATACTGTATGAGAGAGGAAAGAAAACTTAATAAGATACAATCATGA
- a CDS encoding HYC_CC_PP family protein — MKRIISISLLLIFLAGNSGFAMVTHYCGGMAMETQIVVGHTELHCGMSDMESGCETETSKENQFKKKPCCENEYQSLEVEDEFQAQVIGSSLSLEFVAAFFATFIGITYSSEADKTEYKNYSPPLIERDIPILVQSFLI, encoded by the coding sequence TTGAAAAGAATAATTTCCATATCGCTACTTTTAATTTTTCTGGCTGGCAATTCCGGCTTTGCAATGGTAACACACTATTGTGGAGGAATGGCAATGGAAACGCAAATAGTAGTTGGCCATACAGAATTACATTGTGGTATGTCCGATATGGAAAGCGGTTGTGAAACCGAAACGTCAAAAGAAAATCAATTCAAGAAAAAACCCTGCTGTGAAAATGAGTATCAATCTCTTGAGGTAGAAGATGAATTTCAAGCTCAGGTTATTGGTAGTTCGTTAAGCTTAGAATTTGTAGCCGCATTTTTTGCAACCTTTATCGGCATAACATATTCTTCTGAAGCAGACAAAACAGAATATAAAAACTATTCCCCTCCTTTGATTGAACGCGATATACCTATACTCGTTCAGTCCTTCCTTATTTAA
- a CDS encoding YceI family protein: MKWTLLLAVFIVAGVETVAQNSFTLSTDQELKVEGTSTIHDWEMISDKAKGSAEIELKGNKITGINSMVINLPATSLKSGKGSMDNNAYEALNTKEFPEIQFSLVEVKALTDQSLQAMANLTIAGNTHLMSFKVDYEISGDTIQFIGSFPVNFTQFKMDPPKAMFGTIKTGDKLQISFETIFKLIK, translated from the coding sequence ATGAAGTGGACTCTTTTATTGGCTGTATTTATAGTGGCTGGTGTAGAAACAGTCGCACAGAATTCCTTTACGCTCTCGACTGATCAGGAGTTAAAAGTGGAAGGTACTTCCACTATCCATGATTGGGAAATGATATCGGATAAAGCTAAAGGTAGTGCTGAGATTGAATTAAAGGGGAATAAGATTACAGGCATCAATTCAATGGTTATCAATTTGCCAGCGACTTCATTAAAAAGTGGAAAAGGCAGCATGGATAACAATGCTTACGAAGCACTCAATACAAAGGAATTTCCCGAAATACAATTCAGCCTTGTAGAAGTAAAGGCATTAACAGACCAGTCCTTACAGGCAATGGCAAACCTTACTATTGCAGGTAATACACACCTTATGTCATTTAAAGTGGATTATGAAATTAGTGGAGATACTATACAATTTATAGGATCATTTCCTGTCAATTTTACGCAATTTAAAATGGATCCTCCAAAAGCAATGTTTGGCACTATTAAAACGGGAGATAAACTACAAATTTCCTTTGAAACAATTTTTAAGTTAATAAAATAG
- a CDS encoding helix-turn-helix transcriptional regulator, whose product MTVLNTEIHIVTLVFVLLEVMMFSHQLVFYLQKPNEKKRKYYLILLFLLIVYNLAGGLFPDEDLSLSVTLQYILAYGAGFGMGAYFPYYFYRAFNITHLEFHAKYGVLIFLILPFVLFFCILYPLGLDLMTVIYVGMIIPFAYAFYMVYNILWGIRQRYKKSKASFDAILSYVAVAPWTLMPLLAYLEVTQLTEVLLTNGGFLIITVLYIRNMVEENRKDLETLNLLQTKNEDEIFTIRCTKFGLTKREIEVCELVREGHIYKDIADTLFISERTVNKHMQNIFKKAESNNKFDLLNKITRGCEVGLK is encoded by the coding sequence ATGACTGTTCTGAATACCGAAATCCACATTGTAACCTTAGTATTTGTTTTGTTGGAGGTGATGATGTTTTCCCATCAACTGGTTTTTTACCTCCAAAAACCCAATGAGAAGAAGAGAAAATATTACCTGATTTTGCTTTTTCTTCTGATTGTTTACAATTTGGCCGGAGGACTTTTTCCAGATGAAGATTTATCTCTGTCGGTAACATTACAATACATTCTTGCCTATGGTGCCGGTTTCGGTATGGGAGCTTATTTCCCTTATTATTTTTACAGGGCATTCAATATTACCCATTTGGAATTTCATGCCAAATACGGGGTGCTAATATTTTTAATCTTACCGTTTGTACTTTTCTTTTGCATATTATATCCTTTAGGATTGGATCTAATGACGGTGATCTACGTGGGAATGATCATCCCGTTTGCCTATGCTTTTTACATGGTATACAACATCCTTTGGGGAATTCGCCAACGCTACAAAAAAAGTAAAGCCTCCTTCGACGCTATTCTATCTTATGTTGCTGTAGCTCCCTGGACATTGATGCCCTTGTTGGCCTATTTGGAAGTAACACAGCTTACTGAAGTTTTATTGACAAATGGAGGCTTTCTGATAATCACAGTCCTGTATATCCGGAACATGGTCGAGGAAAATAGAAAAGATTTGGAAACGCTGAATCTTCTGCAAACCAAAAATGAAGATGAAATTTTTACCATTCGCTGTACCAAGTTTGGCCTGACAAAACGGGAAATTGAAGTCTGCGAATTGGTCCGGGAAGGTCATATATACAAGGATATCGCTGATACTTTGTTTATCTCCGAAAGAACTGTGAATAAACATATGCAGAATATTTTCAAAAAGGCAGAAAGTAATAACAAGTTTGATTTGTTGAATAAGATTACCAGAGGATGCGAAGTCGGCTTGAAATAG
- a CDS encoding GNAT family N-acetyltransferase — protein sequence MKKATQNDREKVVTILLKAFKKNKSVNYIAGKEEEKIRYLMEYSFENCIDMGEVFISEDGNACAMIQFQDKKKFSWKSTYLDIQLILKTIGLGNIPKALSRESFIKKHYPKEPFTYLWFVGVSPEKQKNGFGTKILRHVLDYSKTLDRPVYLETSTESNLPWYRKHGLEIYTVSEKFGFPFYFLKTA from the coding sequence ATGAAAAAAGCAACCCAAAATGACAGGGAAAAGGTCGTGACCATCCTGTTGAAAGCATTCAAAAAAAACAAAAGTGTCAACTACATCGCTGGTAAAGAAGAAGAGAAAATTCGCTATTTGATGGAGTATTCTTTTGAAAACTGCATTGATATGGGTGAAGTTTTTATTTCGGAGGATGGCAATGCTTGTGCGATGATCCAGTTTCAGGATAAGAAAAAGTTCTCTTGGAAAAGTACTTATCTGGATATACAGTTAATCTTAAAAACCATTGGGTTGGGAAATATTCCCAAAGCCCTGTCCAGGGAATCCTTTATCAAAAAACATTATCCCAAAGAGCCTTTCACCTATTTATGGTTTGTTGGGGTCAGCCCGGAAAAGCAAAAGAATGGTTTTGGAACTAAGATTCTGAGGCATGTATTGGATTATTCCAAAACACTTGACCGACCTGTTTACCTGGAAACATCTACGGAGAGCAACCTCCCCTGGTATCGAAAACACGGTTTGGAGATTTATACCGTTTCCGAAAAGTTTGGGTTTCCCTTTTACTTCCTGAAAACTGCCTAA
- a CDS encoding toprim domain-containing protein — protein MNAKEANKISIITYLDQMGIRPSKVKAGYCFYYSPYREESTPSFKVSPSKNLWVDFGDGNAGGTLIDLVLKMNPAYTVPDAIREIETVNGSSFFLHQPAIPRPDPSEETAEGIKIIKTKPLGSNSAISDYLQSRRILLDTAKEFCCEVYYRIGDNRYFGLGNPHENGWAIRNKYWKGCTAQGVSTYCNNSADLCLFEGIFDLLSYREMRKGDHYREDFMVLNSLANLQGFYSKINKYSRVKLFLDRDKAGKEAARKLLDSLPHCRDESELFHPHKDLNEYWMSRENLGVKR, from the coding sequence ATGAATGCAAAAGAGGCAAATAAAATATCCATAATAACCTATCTGGACCAGATGGGAATCAGACCAAGTAAAGTTAAAGCAGGTTATTGCTTTTATTATTCTCCCTACCGGGAGGAATCAACCCCTTCTTTTAAGGTAAGCCCGAGCAAAAATCTATGGGTAGATTTTGGAGATGGAAATGCTGGTGGGACGCTGATTGACCTGGTTCTTAAAATGAATCCTGCTTATACTGTTCCTGATGCCATTAGGGAAATCGAAACGGTAAATGGATCTTCTTTTTTTCTTCATCAGCCTGCTATTCCCCGACCGGACCCATCCGAAGAGACAGCTGAAGGAATCAAAATTATAAAAACCAAACCACTTGGAAGCAATAGCGCCATTTCGGATTATCTTCAATCCAGGCGAATCCTTCTGGATACAGCTAAAGAATTTTGCTGCGAAGTCTATTACCGCATTGGTGACAATAGGTATTTTGGTCTAGGCAATCCTCATGAAAATGGTTGGGCAATTCGTAACAAATATTGGAAAGGCTGCACTGCCCAGGGGGTGTCTACCTACTGTAACAATTCAGCTGATCTTTGCCTTTTTGAAGGAATATTTGACCTGCTGAGTTATAGGGAGATGAGAAAAGGGGACCATTACCGAGAGGACTTTATGGTGCTTAATTCTTTGGCCAATTTACAGGGATTCTATTCGAAAATAAATAAGTACAGCCGTGTGAAATTATTTCTGGACAGGGATAAGGCTGGAAAAGAGGCGGCCAGAAAATTATTGGATAGCCTACCCCATTGCCGAGACGAGTCAGAATTATTCCATCCGCATAAAGATCTAAACGAGTATTGGATGAGTAGGGAAAATTTAGGCGTAAAAAGGTAA
- a CDS encoding VapE domain-containing protein, whose amino-acid sequence MEISTQIYRNMDDETPIKKIDEKSSSATIRMIRFLMSKYEFKNNMVLNEVFAKEKDGKKYHPVNPHTLYIECRQEGYRTSVAEINTFLSSDFIPKTNPFVNYFKQVRETWSEVNHGDYIRKFTRYIQVQGQERFEVQFKKWLVRCVACCLRDDFFNKQALIFVQEQQNSGKTTLTRFLIPDQLKTYQAENISVDKDSLIALSQNFGIIQDELSTLSKTEINAQKTLMSKSQVKVRHPYDKKPKMEPRRASIWGSTNKAEFLTDVTGSVRWLCFTVREINWNYIKEIEIDRVWAQAYQLYLTNFHYEMTAKEIRENEIMNNQYKTISPEVELVQKFFSPGTKEDHDKFMTATDICHQLALNISGNLRISPVEIGKALKLLGHVQSQVRRNEGQNFPEKGYYIKQNQATTYYK is encoded by the coding sequence ATGGAAATATCAACCCAAATCTACAGAAATATGGACGATGAAACCCCTATCAAAAAGATTGATGAGAAATCTTCGAGTGCGACCATTCGAATGATCAGATTCCTGATGTCAAAATATGAGTTTAAAAATAACATGGTACTCAACGAGGTCTTTGCAAAAGAAAAAGATGGAAAGAAATACCACCCAGTCAATCCCCACACGCTTTACATAGAGTGCCGACAAGAGGGATACCGTACCTCGGTGGCAGAGATCAATACCTTTCTGTCTTCAGATTTTATCCCAAAAACAAACCCTTTCGTGAATTACTTTAAACAGGTACGGGAGACCTGGAGTGAAGTCAACCATGGAGATTATATCCGCAAATTCACTCGATATATTCAGGTACAAGGACAAGAACGTTTTGAGGTCCAGTTTAAAAAATGGCTGGTGCGCTGTGTGGCCTGTTGTCTCCGCGATGACTTTTTCAATAAGCAAGCTTTGATCTTTGTACAGGAGCAACAGAATAGTGGTAAAACCACACTAACACGTTTCCTGATTCCAGATCAGCTGAAGACTTACCAAGCTGAAAATATTTCTGTGGACAAGGACAGTCTAATCGCCTTGAGTCAGAATTTCGGAATCATTCAGGATGAGCTTTCCACACTTTCCAAAACAGAGATCAACGCACAGAAAACGCTGATGAGTAAATCACAAGTCAAAGTTAGGCATCCTTATGATAAGAAGCCTAAAATGGAACCGAGAAGGGCTTCCATTTGGGGATCCACTAATAAGGCTGAGTTTCTCACGGATGTAACAGGTAGTGTGCGTTGGCTCTGCTTTACGGTAAGGGAAATTAATTGGAATTACATAAAGGAAATTGAAATCGATAGGGTTTGGGCACAGGCTTATCAGCTATACCTGACGAATTTTCATTATGAAATGACAGCGAAGGAAATCCGGGAAAATGAAATCATGAACAACCAGTACAAAACCATTTCTCCAGAGGTTGAGCTGGTGCAAAAGTTCTTTTCACCCGGCACTAAGGAGGACCATGACAAATTCATGACTGCTACCGACATCTGCCATCAGCTGGCTTTAAATATTTCTGGCAATCTCAGAATTAGCCCTGTGGAAATAGGAAAAGCATTGAAACTGCTTGGCCATGTTCAGTCCCAGGTGCGGAGAAACGAAGGTCAAAACTTCCCTGAAAAAGGATATTACATAAAACAAAACCAAGCTACTACTTACTACAAATAA
- a CDS encoding helix-turn-helix domain-containing protein, with protein sequence MNDMIFSPIDKRQLIQEIAEEVASRIIPELQPATPDDELIQIPEAMKLLGRSRTTINNWRREGFLKEQVINTRVYFKKSDILNAGHQKNGRKK encoded by the coding sequence ATGAATGACATGATCTTTTCACCAATTGACAAAAGACAACTTATCCAGGAGATAGCTGAAGAAGTAGCTTCAAGGATAATCCCAGAGTTGCAGCCAGCTACTCCTGACGATGAATTGATACAGATCCCAGAAGCTATGAAACTGCTTGGGCGCTCCCGCACAACGATCAACAACTGGAGGAGGGAAGGCTTCCTGAAGGAACAGGTGATTAACACCAGGGTGTATTTCAAAAAGTCGGATATACTCAATGCCGGTCATCAGAAAAACGGCCGGAAAAAATAA
- a CDS encoding fumarylacetoacetate hydrolase family protein yields the protein MKLIAIGRNYAAHIEELNNERPDSPVVFMKPDTALLKDNAPFYHPEYSDNIHHEVELVLKINKEGKYIQQQFAHKYYNEIGIGIDFTARDLQQKCKEKGLPWEIAKAFNGSAPLGQFKPISDFPDISNINFHLDINGERRQTGNTSLLLFSFDVIIAYISQFFTLKTGDLIYTGTPAGVGKVNIGDRLEAYVEDEKLLDFEIK from the coding sequence ATGAAATTAATTGCCATAGGCCGAAATTATGCGGCACATATAGAAGAACTTAACAACGAAAGACCTGATTCACCTGTTGTATTTATGAAACCGGACACGGCTTTGCTAAAAGACAATGCCCCTTTTTATCATCCGGAATATTCCGACAATATTCATCATGAAGTGGAATTGGTCCTAAAAATAAATAAGGAAGGCAAATACATTCAACAGCAGTTTGCCCACAAGTATTACAACGAAATTGGAATTGGCATAGACTTTACTGCCAGAGATTTGCAGCAAAAGTGCAAAGAAAAAGGCCTTCCATGGGAAATTGCCAAGGCTTTTAATGGCTCTGCCCCATTAGGTCAGTTTAAACCGATCAGCGATTTTCCAGATATTTCCAATATCAACTTTCACCTTGACATCAACGGGGAACGTCGCCAAACTGGTAACACTTCCCTTCTACTCTTTTCTTTTGATGTAATTATCGCTTATATATCCCAATTTTTCACCCTTAAAACCGGTGACTTGATCTATACCGGTACACCTGCAGGTGTGGGCAAAGTTAATATTGGTGACAGGTTGGAGGCTTATGTGGAAGATGAAAAATTGCTGGATTTTGAAATTAAATAA